From the Lactobacillus johnsonii genome, the window TCCCAGTAAACTCTAAAGGTGAAAAAATTAACCATGCAGATCACCCAGTGTATATAACCGACACAACTGATGCAACGAAAGTTTTAATGGAACAACCGGCTCCAAGAATCTTAGACTATATGCCTAAAAATTCATCAGTTGTTGTCAAAGATCCAAGTCGTGATACAAAGGTTATCTATTATACCTTTGATGAAATAAAAGAATTAGTCTCAGATAAAAAGTTAAAGACTAAGATTGAATCTGTTGATGGAAAGTCAACCTTGTCAAATGTAGTCTCACTTCCAGGTAATGACAATAAGAGAAAAGCAATCGTTACTTTTGTTGATTTAAGTAACAATGCGGTTCAAATTGCATCTTCTAATGTTTTAAGCGGAAATGTGGGCGACAAGATAACTGATTTATACAGTACAGCTAAACAAATTAAAGAACTTGAACAGGCTGGTTACGAAGTGGTCTACAATGGCTTTGATCCAAAAGGCGCAACTAAATACTTTGAAAAAGACCAAAAAACAGTTGCTACATTTACAGTAGCAGTAGAAAAAACTAAAAAAGTAGACGCTAAAGAAGAAAATAAAGCGGAGATAACTTCTAAGAAGGAAGCTACACAGGCAGATGGACAAAATGAGCAAGATCATAAAGTTTTAAAGCACATTTTTCCATGGATGAAGTAGAAGATAAAAGAGCTAGATTTGATTATGCAAATCTAGCTTTTTTTATTTTTAAAGTTTTTAGACCAATTTTGATGAAGAAGTGTATAATTAATTTTCGAAAAAACTTTTTCGGAGGAAAAATTGTGTCTGATAAAAGCGAGTCTTTGACCAAATTAGAAGAAGACGAAAAGTATAATCGGTTAACAGCATTGAAGTTATTCGCCATGACTTCATCAATGGTTATCTCAGTTAATGAGTTGGCTCCATTTGGAAAAACTGGTCCAACAGCAGTTTTTTATTTGCTATTAGCAGGCTTAATATGGTTTGTACCAATTACGCAAATGGCAGGAGAAATGGCTTCAGTTGACGGCTGGGATAAGGGTGGAATTTTTACTTGGGTAAAAGGGTCCTTAGGAGATCGAGCTGGCTGGACGGCTATGTTTTATCAATGGATTCACATTACTGTTGGGATGAACACAATGATGTACGTAATTATTGGTGCATTATCTATTACCTTTGATACTCCTTGGTTTAACACTACACCAAGTATTAGATTTCTATTGATGATGATAATTATCTGGTCAATTACTCTTGTCGAAATGGTAGGAGTTAAGAAAATAGGACATATTGCAGAGTGGTTATTTGGACTTGGGATAGCTTTACCAGTAATTTTGCTAATTATTACCTTCTTTGTATATCTCTTTCAAGGACGTCCCCTATATATGCATTTAAGCTGGAATAATATCTTTCCACATCATTTAACTGGGGCTACCTTAGTAGCTTTTGTGCCATTTGTGTTGGCATTTTGTGGTGGGGAAGCATCTGCTCCGCATGCAAAATATTTGGAAAATCCTAAAAAGTATTCCACTGTTATGCTCGCTTTAGCTGTGACTGCTATTTCTTTTGACTTACTTGGTAGTACCGCAATTGGAATGACAATTCCGAAAGATCAAATTCAAAATTCAACTGGTTTTGTCTATGCCTTTGGAAAAATTTTAGATTCAATTGGCTTACCCGGGGATGTTATTAAGAAGTTTATCGGTGTATTACTGGCAGCTGGTATTATTGGAGAACTTGGAAATTGGCTCGCTGGTCCTAGTCAAGGGATGTTTGAAGCTGCTAAAGAAGGCTATATGCCTAAGTTCTTCGCTAAATCTACTGATCGTGACGTACCGATGCGGTTGATTGTTTTACAAACTTTGATTGTAACTGCATCTGCAATTTTAATTACTTTCACTAGTGGTAAGAACTCTGATTTTGCTTTTAATGTTTCTTTAGCTGCTACGACTGCTCAGTACTTGATGGTCTACATTTTAATGTTGATCTCTTACATCGTTTTAAAGGTAAAACATGGAAATCTAAAGCGCAGTTATTATATGACAAGGAGCAAAGGCTTAGGGGTAATAATTGCAATTATTGCCCTGGTAATAACTGTAGTAGCATTCTTTATTTCCTTTATCCCAGCACAAGGAACACCGACTGAATTAAAGGGCGTTTATGTTTGGACAATGATTGGTCTGTGCCTTATCGTTACAATTTTGCCACTGGTAATTTATCATTATCATCACCGATTTAAACAGACTAAATATAAGCAAAAAAATTAATAAATTAAACATTTTTACTTGTAAAATATAACTAATAATATTACATTTAAATTGTATTCAAGTTAATGTGTAAAGCAAAAGAGCTATGGTAAATTTGAGGTATCCATAGCTCTTTTGTTTATAATATAAAAACTATATTAAGGAAATAAATAATGAATAACCCAGAAGAAATACAGCATTTTATTGATGTATTACTCAAAGAAGATAGTTTTGTGAAAGCAGCAAAAAAGCTCTACATTTCTCAACCCTATCTCACCCAGTTAATAAAAAGAATAGAAGACCGTTTAGGAACGCCAATTATTGATCGGGATAAAAAGCCCTATGCATTGACTCAAGCAGGCTTACTGTATTATCAATATTTAGAAAATATTTCTTATAACAAACAACAATTAAATAAAAAATTAGCCCAATATACACAACCTAATAAAGAAATCATCAGAATTGGAATTTTAGAGAGTCTAGGCACTTATTTACTACCAGAAATACTGCCAGATTTTTTAAAGAAAAATCCTCGAGTAGAAATACAGCTTTTTGAAAACTTCCCAAGAGAAAGTGAAAGAAATTTACTGAGTGGAAATATTGACTGTTATATCGGTCAAACCCCAGAAGCAATTGATTCAAGCTTAGATATTGTAAGTAATGGTGGTGAAAGATACTATGTAGTAATTTCACCTTCATCTCCGTATTACCAGGAAGGAAAATTTATCCTTAAACCAGATGACTTAAACCTAAAAGACTTATTACAAGAACCTTTTGTTTTAAGTGTTCCTGGTTCGGCTATTCGGCACCAAGTTAATGGAGTTTTCCAGCGATTTCATTTAGAACCACGAGTTGTTTTAGAATCTAAAAACATTATTACTGCAACTAGTCTAGCAATTCATGGGATGGGATTAACTATCTCCACTGCTAGTATCATTAAAAGAATTGGTGAAACGCCAATTAACCTTTTTCCCTTAAGCTATGACTTAATTAACGTTACTTTCTTTATTGCAACAAAAGCTGAAAAAACAAAATCGCAAGCTTTAAAAAATTTAGTTGAAGAATTTAAAAAGAAAAATTTACAGCCCATTATTGGATAAGGTAAATGAGACTTCACACTATGTCAGCTATAACAAATTTGTTATTAGTAATTTGTAAAAAAGATATTTAAGCCTGTAGATTTAATAACTTATAATTTAGGTGAAAATATTTAAGAAAGGGTAGAAAAATTATGAAATCAGGAAAATACAACGTAAAAGCTCAAGGACATGGTGCGAGTTTCATGCCTATGGAAGTTACTCTTTCCGAAAATAAGATTGAAGATATTAAGGTTGACGCTAAAGGTGAAACTAAGGGAGTAGCTGACGAAGTATTTAGACGTTTGCCTGAAGAAATTGTTGAAAATCAGACTTTAAATGTTGATACAGTTAGTGGTGCTACTATCTCTAGTCATGGTGTTATTGATGGAGTAGCATTGGCAATTAGTGAAGCTGGCGGAGATCCAGATGAGTGGAAAAACCGAGCTAAACCAAAGGAACAAAGAGCTAAAGATGAGACTTATACAACTGATGTTGTAGTTGTTGGAGCTGGTGGTGCAGGTTTAGCTGCCGCTGCTAGAAGTATTCAACATGATAAAGATGTCATTGTACTTGAAAAGTTCCCACAAATTGGAGGAAACACTAGTCGTGCTGGTGGCCCAATGAATGCTGCAGAACCAGATTGGCAAAATAAATTTAAAGCTTTAGCCGGTGAAAAAGAAACCTTAGAAGAACTAGCAGCAACTCCACTTGAAGAGATTGATCCAGAGTATCAAGAAGACTTTAAAAAATTACAAAAGCAAATAAAAGAATATGTAGCTTCTGGTGCGGATTATCTATTTGATTCAAAATTACTTCATGAAATTCAAACCTATTTAGGTGGTAAGAGAACCGACTTAAATGGAAATGAAATTCATGGTAACTATGCTTTAGTCAAAGAATTAATCGATAATGCCTTGGACTCAGTGCATTGGTTAAGTGACTTAGGAGTAAAATTCGATCGCAGTCAAGTAACAATGCCAGTAGGTGCCTTATGGAGAAGAGGGCACAAGCCAGTTGAACCAATGGGTTATGCCTTTATTCATGTTTTAGGTGATTGGGTAAAGGATCATGGTGGAAGAATTCTGGCCGATACTCGAGCTGAGCACTTGATTATTGAAGATGGTCAAGTTAAAGGCGTTATTGCTAAAAGACCAGATGGCAGTACAATCACTGTTCATGCTAAGGCTGTAATTTTAACTGCTGGTGGATTTGGGGCAAATACACCAATGGTTCAAAAATACAATACTTACTGGAAGCATATTGATGATAATATTGCTACTACTAATTCTCCTGCAATTACTGGGGACGGAATTAATCTTGGTAAAGAAGCAGGTGCAGACTTAGTTGGAATGGGCTTTATTCAGATGATGCCAGTTTCTGATCTAAAGACTGGTGAGCTATTTACTGGTCTACAAACTCCACCAGAAAACTATATTATGGTTAATCAAAAGGGAAAACGTTTCGTAAATGAATTTGCAGAACGTGATGTCTTAACCAAGGCGGCTATTGATAATGGCGGCTTGTTCTATTTAATTGCTGATGACAAGATTAAAGATACGGCTTATAACACAACTCAAGAATCAATTGATGCACAGGTTAAAGCTGGTACCTTGTTTAGAGCTGATAGCTTAGAAGATTTAGCTAAGCAAGTTGGAATGGATCCTGCTACTTTAGTTGAGACCATTGAGAAATATAATTCTTATGTTGAAGCAGGAAAAGATCCAGATTTTGAAAAATCAGCCTTTAATCTAAAATGCGAAGTTGCTCCATTTTATGCAACACCGAGAAAGCCAGCCATCCACCATACTATGGGTGGCTTGAAGATTGATACAGGTGCTCATGTCTTAGATAAAGATGGTAAGCAAATTCCTGGTCTATATGCTGCTGGAGAAGTAGCCGGCGGAATTCACGCAGGTAACCGTTTAGGTGGAAATTCGCTTGCTGATATCTTTACTTTTGGTAGAATTGCCGCAAATAGCGCAAATGATGAATTAGAAAAATAGTATTAATCCATTAAAACGTTGTAAATACTAGAGTTTACAGCGTTTTTTTGCTAAAATACTAAAAATAATTGATTTTTTGGAGGAATATAATTGAAAGAAGCGCAGGAAAAGAAGCTGACGACAAAACAATATTTAATTGTAGCATCAATGATTTTTGCACTATTCTTTGGTGCAGGAAACTTAATTTTCCCACTTCATTTAGGCCAGCTTGCTGGTAAAAATTGGGGACCAGCAGCAATTGGTTTTTCAATTACTGGGGTAGTTTTACCCCTACTTTCACTCCTAGCGGTTGCTATTACTCGTAGTAATGGTGTTTATCAAATAGGTTTACCGGTAGGAAAAGTCTTCGCTCTTTTGTTTATGACTTTGATCCAGTTAACCATGGGCCCCTTATTTGCGGCACCAAGAAATGCGACTGTAGCATATACGGTAGGGGTAGCCCCACTTCTTCCTAAGCAATTTCAAGGCGGCGGATTAATTATTTTTACCGCTATCTTTTTTGCAATTGTTTTTGTTATTGCATATAACGAAAGTGACATCCTATCTTCTTTAGGTAAAATTTTAAATCCTATTTTTCTAGTTTTACTATTTCTAGTTTTTGTTATTGCCTTTGCCCGTCCGTTAGGTAATTTAGGAACTGTTCTCGTTAGTAAAGATTATGCTCAAGGGACAATAGTAAAAGGATTTTTAGAAGGATATAACACGATGGACGCTTTAGCTGGTCTTGCTTTTGGCGTAACCGTGGTAACAGCTATTAAAGAATTAATTGGTAACAATGAAAGTGAAACAGCAAAAATTACAGCAAAGTCTGGCTTAATAGCCGTTATTGCTATCGGGGTAATTTATACTTTGTTGATTATGGTCGGAGCAATGTCATTAGGACATTTTGGAATAACTAGTGATGGCGGAGTTCTGTTATCCCATATCGTTAGATACTATGCTGGTATCTTTGGTCAGGCTTTATTGGCTGTTTTAGTATTTTTAGCTTGTTTAACGACAGCGGTTGGGGTTTTAGCTGCTTTTGCACTAGATTTTTCCGCTCATTATACAAAATTTAGTTATAAGGGATGGTTAACCATCGCTTGTATCGGATCATTTGCAACTGCAAATCTAGGACTAGATAAAATTATTCACTGGTCGCTTCCTGTCTTAATGTTCTTATATCCTTTAGCAATTGTTTTGATTATCTTGTCTTTATTCTCACCATTTTTCAAAAAAGATAGAGTAATCTATCGCATAACAATGGCATTAACTTTAATACCAGCAGTCCTTGATTTAATTACAAACTTGCCAGCACCAATTGCTGGAACGCCATTCTACAATGCAGTTAGTCGTATTCGACTTCAGTATTTGCCATTTGCTAATGTTGGTCTAGCCTGGGTTGTACCGACTATCTTAGGGTTAGTTATTGGAATTTTAGTTCACATTTGGCGTCGTAAATCTAATCGAATTTAAGAAAAGCTATGGTTCATTTGAATCATAGCTTTTTTGTTGGGATAATAAATTTGGTGATAAAAATGAGTTTAACTAATAAGGTACCTGAAAAAGACGTTCATGATTTATTTACACGAGTTGCTCCGCATTATGATCAGATGAATAATCTAATTAGCTTAGGAACACAAAATGGCTGGCGGAAAAAGTTCTTTAAAGAATTAAGAGTAGCGTCTGGAGATTTTGCATTAGACCTATGTTGCGGGACGGGTGACTTAACAATTGCCCTTGCAAAACAAGTGGGTCCTTCTGGCAATGTAATTGGACTAGATTTTAATCAAAAAATGCTCGACTTAGCTGACAAAAAGATCAGAGTACAAAATTTACAAAAAGAAATTCAATTAAAGCAAGGGGATGCAATGCATTTGCCTTATCCGGACCAAAGCTTTGATATTGTAACAATTGGTTTTGGTTTGCGTAATGTGCCGGATGCAGATCAAGTTTTGAAAGAAATTTATCGGGTTTTAAAGCCAGATGGAAAAGTTGGAATTCTAGAGACTTCACAGCCAACTAATCCAATTATTAAGTTAGGGTGGGAGAGTTACTTCAAACTATTTCCTAATTTTGCTAAATTATTGGGTGCTAATGTTGACGATTATAAGTACTTATCACATACGACGGCTAAATTTATTTCAGCTACGCGTTTAAAGGAAATGCTTGAGCAAGATGGTTTTAAAAATGTAATAATAACCAAATTAAATTTAGGTGCTGGTGCAATTCATATCGGAATTAAAAAGAAAATGAGATAAAATATAAAATAAAAACTAAAAAGGAGAATTTTATGAGAACTGGTACTAAAATTATTACTTTAGACAACGGTTATCACTTGTGGACTAATACTCAAGGCGAAGGTGATATTCATCTATTAGCACTTCACGGTGGTCCTGGTGGAAATCATGAATATTGGGAAGATGCTGCAGAACAGTTAAAGAAACAGGGACTTAATGTTCAAGTAACTATGTATGATCAACTAGGGTCACTTTATTCTGATCAACCAGATTACTCAGATCCAGAAATTGCTAAGAAGTATTTAACTTATGAATACTTCTTAGATGAAGTTGATGAAGTGCGTGAAAAGCTTGGCTTAGATAATTTCTACTTAATTGGCCAAAGCTGGGGCGGCCTCTTAGTGCAAGAATATGCGGTTAAATATGGTCAGCATTTAAAGGGCGCCATTATTTCT encodes:
- a CDS encoding APC family permease, yielding MKKCIINFRKNFFGGKIVSDKSESLTKLEEDEKYNRLTALKLFAMTSSMVISVNELAPFGKTGPTAVFYLLLAGLIWFVPITQMAGEMASVDGWDKGGIFTWVKGSLGDRAGWTAMFYQWIHITVGMNTMMYVIIGALSITFDTPWFNTTPSIRFLLMMIIIWSITLVEMVGVKKIGHIAEWLFGLGIALPVILLIITFFVYLFQGRPLYMHLSWNNIFPHHLTGATLVAFVPFVLAFCGGEASAPHAKYLENPKKYSTVMLALAVTAISFDLLGSTAIGMTIPKDQIQNSTGFVYAFGKILDSIGLPGDVIKKFIGVLLAAGIIGELGNWLAGPSQGMFEAAKEGYMPKFFAKSTDRDVPMRLIVLQTLIVTASAILITFTSGKNSDFAFNVSLAATTAQYLMVYILMLISYIVLKVKHGNLKRSYYMTRSKGLGVIIAIIALVITVVAFFISFIPAQGTPTELKGVYVWTMIGLCLIVTILPLVIYHYHHRFKQTKYKQKN
- a CDS encoding LysR family transcriptional regulator; translation: MNNPEEIQHFIDVLLKEDSFVKAAKKLYISQPYLTQLIKRIEDRLGTPIIDRDKKPYALTQAGLLYYQYLENISYNKQQLNKKLAQYTQPNKEIIRIGILESLGTYLLPEILPDFLKKNPRVEIQLFENFPRESERNLLSGNIDCYIGQTPEAIDSSLDIVSNGGERYYVVISPSSPYYQEGKFILKPDDLNLKDLLQEPFVLSVPGSAIRHQVNGVFQRFHLEPRVVLESKNIITATSLAIHGMGLTISTASIIKRIGETPINLFPLSYDLINVTFFIATKAEKTKSQALKNLVEEFKKKNLQPIIG
- a CDS encoding flavocytochrome c, which gives rise to MKSGKYNVKAQGHGASFMPMEVTLSENKIEDIKVDAKGETKGVADEVFRRLPEEIVENQTLNVDTVSGATISSHGVIDGVALAISEAGGDPDEWKNRAKPKEQRAKDETYTTDVVVVGAGGAGLAAAARSIQHDKDVIVLEKFPQIGGNTSRAGGPMNAAEPDWQNKFKALAGEKETLEELAATPLEEIDPEYQEDFKKLQKQIKEYVASGADYLFDSKLLHEIQTYLGGKRTDLNGNEIHGNYALVKELIDNALDSVHWLSDLGVKFDRSQVTMPVGALWRRGHKPVEPMGYAFIHVLGDWVKDHGGRILADTRAEHLIIEDGQVKGVIAKRPDGSTITVHAKAVILTAGGFGANTPMVQKYNTYWKHIDDNIATTNSPAITGDGINLGKEAGADLVGMGFIQMMPVSDLKTGELFTGLQTPPENYIMVNQKGKRFVNEFAERDVLTKAAIDNGGLFYLIADDKIKDTAYNTTQESIDAQVKAGTLFRADSLEDLAKQVGMDPATLVETIEKYNSYVEAGKDPDFEKSAFNLKCEVAPFYATPRKPAIHHTMGGLKIDTGAHVLDKDGKQIPGLYAAGEVAGGIHAGNRLGGNSLADIFTFGRIAANSANDELEK
- the brnQ gene encoding branched-chain amino acid transport system II carrier protein; this encodes MKEAQEKKLTTKQYLIVASMIFALFFGAGNLIFPLHLGQLAGKNWGPAAIGFSITGVVLPLLSLLAVAITRSNGVYQIGLPVGKVFALLFMTLIQLTMGPLFAAPRNATVAYTVGVAPLLPKQFQGGGLIIFTAIFFAIVFVIAYNESDILSSLGKILNPIFLVLLFLVFVIAFARPLGNLGTVLVSKDYAQGTIVKGFLEGYNTMDALAGLAFGVTVVTAIKELIGNNESETAKITAKSGLIAVIAIGVIYTLLIMVGAMSLGHFGITSDGGVLLSHIVRYYAGIFGQALLAVLVFLACLTTAVGVLAAFALDFSAHYTKFSYKGWLTIACIGSFATANLGLDKIIHWSLPVLMFLYPLAIVLIILSLFSPFFKKDRVIYRITMALTLIPAVLDLITNLPAPIAGTPFYNAVSRIRLQYLPFANVGLAWVVPTILGLVIGILVHIWRRKSNRI
- the ubiE gene encoding bifunctional demethylmenaquinone methyltransferase/2-methoxy-6-polyprenyl-1,4-benzoquinol methylase UbiE, yielding MSLTNKVPEKDVHDLFTRVAPHYDQMNNLISLGTQNGWRKKFFKELRVASGDFALDLCCGTGDLTIALAKQVGPSGNVIGLDFNQKMLDLADKKIRVQNLQKEIQLKQGDAMHLPYPDQSFDIVTIGFGLRNVPDADQVLKEIYRVLKPDGKVGILETSQPTNPIIKLGWESYFKLFPNFAKLLGANVDDYKYLSHTTAKFISATRLKEMLEQDGFKNVIITKLNLGAGAIHIGIKKKMR